In the genome of Bufo bufo chromosome 9, aBufBuf1.1, whole genome shotgun sequence, the window AAGAGTGGCAGTAGTGAACTGTtctcgtgctgctgtggtgaaagtgtatcgtgagtggacaaatggcaccatttcaAATTAGCAACGTGGAAACTGCAGACCACCACATGCCACTGATGCGAGAGGTGAACGTCAAGTGCGAAAGTGTGCCAGGGTGGACTGAAAAAGCTGTAGTGGAACAGCTCACCGCCAACATGGGGGCTACTAAACGAGTCAGTAAAGCAGCAATGTGCTCTGAAGGAGACTGATGCTTCAATTCTCAGGCAGCATCAgaattggacctctgctgattggcaaagggttgccttccACAATGAGTTACATTTTCTTCTTTAGCAGATGGATGTTGACAAGTCAGGGAAGAAACATCAGAAAAACAAACACTGCAACCAttactggaagaacacaagctggtggtggtagCGTTATTCTCTGGGCCAACTCATCCACGTGGAAGCCACCGTCAACTAATTTGGGTATGAATAACATCTTACAGATCACATAGACCCACACATGCTAAttgtcttccagcaagacaatgcaatatgtcacACATCTAGAAAAGtccaacattggttggaagagcatgagcaagacttccaagtactaccccggCTGGCCCCCTATTTCCTCAGACTTGAACCTGATTGAGCGTCTCTGGGACCACCTTAATTATCatgttcactctatggatcctGCTCCAGAAGCGGTGGgaggcactgcagtcagcatggctccagatacctgtgacaacctaccaggaccttactgagtGACTCCCAGactgtctagctgctgtccgtgctgcacacagAGGTTATCTGGATACTAGATGGTGGTCATCATAATGTCACTCGACTTGTTTCTATTATCTTGCCGTTCCTTTTGTTTTCCTGTGTGCTAAGCATTATTCTGACCACGAAGCAGTAGCTTTCTACTGCTTGATGGCTGTGTACTGGTTGTCAGAAGGTTTCTGTATCCATCACAGTGGGACACTAGACAATTTCTCAGTGACTGGATGAAGGCGGGTGGAAAGGAGCTGGCCACATATAGCACAGCTGTGCGCCCTCTCTAACACTGTTAGGGCACATCAAAGAGAAGGTAGGATGGAGATATCAAGCTGTATCAGCAAAGTTTTAGTAGCTGGACTGCAGAAGGATCTGTACTAAGGGAAACCTAAGAGCAGagttttaaatgaataaattacaagttttatggaatatttaacaaaaaaagataaatgtatataaatctgttcagctcctcctgctctagaatATGTTATTTATCAGGACTGTCCCATGAAAAACATTCTACTTTTTTTCAACGCAGCACTTGCATctgaattttttttgcaattgcatgtaattaaaagtgTAGTATAGCTatggagttatttaataaaatgtatctgtatagcaccacctactGTTTGTAGTTTTTCTTATTTCTATATGCACCaaggtggttgcacatgctcaattcaacccttcaactgccaccagccatatcttatgttagaagctgtgacagttacaggagagagctgcagcagaaagggcacactccctgagctgccagaCAAATCTACTGCAGTAGTTGGAGCAATGatcgaggagatctctggatccatgtgagatacagggctagttctagctttgttagaaagcttgtcatgtactagatgttCTTTTTCCATTTTGTACATTaaccatgggataacccctttttaaTACCAGAGTTTTTTTCCCCTGTCTTCCTTGTGCCATAAAATGTATTCTTtcattcacatatccatataaTGGCCTgttttttgcgagacaagttgtactttctaatgccaccatataATATGGTATacaatagggatgagcaaatcgagtaGATTTGTAGATTAGCATAAAACTTAGTTCCAATACTATACagggcaggagctccatacagtattagaatgtattggctctgatgagccgaagttattgcttcacgaaGTCTCCTGAtacttcaggtaataacttcataaattcatttgtactgtaaaaaacatttcctgaactctggttcggttccaagtagtaccttggaaccaaaccagagttcaggaaatggtttttacagtacaaatttatgAAGTAACTACCCAAAGTctcacgaagcaataacttcagctcatcggagccaatacattctaatactgtacagagctcctgcttcgTACAGTACTGgaactaagttttatgcaaatcgatttCTGATCTTTCATCCAGtttattcgctcatccctagtaacttCAGAAGACAGGGCAGTCTCCAAACAACGATCCGGGAGCCAGTGTTCGACCCTTGATTCCTGGTGTATAAATAGCTTtagaaatccacggcacacctctgtatatagtgaaAACAAAATGTGTCTTTATTCACACGTCACAGCAGCAATATTTCGGTCCCCTCACGGaaccttgagaaaggttctgtcagGGGACCGAAACGTTGTAGCAGTGACGTGTGAATAAAGACACTTTTTCAGTATATACAGAGGGGTGCCGTGGATTTCTACAGATAGACTTTTTTAATGTTtaaatgctgaaaaaaaaaaaattgaagtttgaaaacttttttttacatcaccatattctgacccctataccaTTTTTTATAGTAATGTTTATATGAGCTATtgagtgggggctcattttttgtcagATGATGTGTAGtttttaattgataccattttggagtgtgtgtcttttatcacattttattaaatgttTAGGGTAATAAGCAATAAATAAAATGGCAAATCAGCAATTTTGAGAGTTTTCCCGTTACGACATTCACCATATTGGaaaagtatttttatattttaatagtatgggcgtttttgggcagtgatgtttatattttttcacGTATTTAAGTTTTTTATTCTAAGAAAATGGGGTgattaaaattgtatttttttacagCCCCTCTAGGAGACTACAATGTCCACTACTTAGGAGATTAACAAGGAGTATAGTAATTctctatgttggcctgccacctgcaagCAAACATTGGAACTGCAGCTCTAATAATCAATCagagtctcttcagagagacccagccgATTATAAATAATGTGTGCCCTTCgagtttttcaccctttagatgccctGATCACGGATTATGGCCAATCGCGGacatttgaaacagcagagacacgCGAGCGGGCACCATGATTAAAGACcccaccagtgccgtacatgtacagctctggtagcaaaggggttaattaggggcaGACTGgtcatagactctacagggactGTGCCCACCAGGCAGGCAAGTAATGATCTCGTGTTCCCCTCCTGACTGGCAACCGGAGGACAAAGTGTGGCAACCGGAGGACAAAGTGTGGCAACCGGAGGACAAAGTGTGGCAACCGATGCTGGCACCACAGATGGACAGCTTCTGGGGAGTTATTTTGTACAGATGAGGTATTATTTTGTAATGCATTGTGGTATATGGCGCTGTTGGGGTGGTATTGTGTGCTATGAtatagtattgctggccctgccctctgtcaatttggacctgcctacaacatggggtcaTGTTAGTTTGCAGTCCATCCCTGTCTAAGTTGCTGAGTACCTTTAAAATAACTCATGCTGAGGAGCATGGAAACAAATTGAACTGCTGTATCACAAGGAGAAAGTGCCACAAGCCAAATAGCCACACATTGGAGACCAAACATTTATGAATACAGAGGGCTGTGCTTTGTAAATCCAGTAAGCCATTAGCTAGAAACATCATTTTGGTTTCAAAATGATCTGTTAAGTTACGTCAGAAGTTTATTCTCATCATATAAGTCTTAGGTGCACTTTAAAATGTTGTTAGAAGCAAAATGTGCTCAAAGAGACCAATAATAAAGGAACCACATAATAGAtcaaagtgtattttttttttaaaaactgtttaCAGTTAGacaatgacaaaaaaaatttatgttatATTTGCATTCATttcataaaaaacaaaacaaaaaacaaaagagCCATTCTATCCAAATGCCAGCTAAGCCATGCACGCAGCGTCAGGAGGTAAACCACAACCTCACGAGCGTTCGGATGGGAAGTGACAAATTTAATGCCACTTAAACTGGACCAGCAGGTTTATTGTGCCAGAAAAAGAATTAAAACATCATGGAATTGCCAATAACGGTCTGAACGTTTCAGGAACAGCGAACCGATAAAAACACAACAGTAGCTGCATGACAGCAGAGAGCATGAGTAACTGTAGGGAAGGTAGGAGTAGTGTCCAAAATATAGGAGATTCCCAAAAGGCACTTCCCTACATACAAGTTATAATGCAACTCGTTTTGAACCAAAAACAAAAACGAGCGCTACAGAATCAGGGGGAGGTAGgagaagggaagaaaaaaaaaaaaaaaaggattcaatgTGATCCATTTATTGCAATATCACTGAGTATCATCTTTCACGCTTTGTTTTTCTTCATTGTCTGAACTGTGACGGTCATGGTCCTTGTTTTCGTGCTCGCGCTTATGGCCTCTGTCTTTACTCCGACTTCTCTTCCGCGGCCTCTCCCTACTTGAGCTGTGTTCTCTCTTTCGGGACTTTTCAGGACTGTCTGTTCGTCCAGGACTACTGCTTCTACTATGTTTGTTCAACTTCTCCTTTTGCCTGTTAGACTTTTCTTTGCTTCGGCTTCTCCCACGAGCATTTCTGCTAGGGCTTCTACTCTTTCTCGGTTTCCTGTCTTTGCTCCTACTTCTGCTGTGTCTCCTTTCCTTGCGCAATTCTCTGTCTTCTCTGTGTCGTCTGTCCTCTCTGTCCTTCTTCTCCTCACTTCTTTTGCGTTCTTTTGAACGCTCCCTGGGTCTATCTGTATCCTTTTCCCTGCCATTGCCCTTTTTGTCATGGTCTCGCTTTCTGCTCCTctcattttctttttctctatCCTTGTCTCTCCGGTCTGTCTTGCGCTCTCTGCTCCGACTCCTAGGTCGCTCTCTACTTTTGCTTCTTTTACGTTCACTGCTCCGTGATCTACGTTTGTCTTTGGATTCACGTTCTATCCGCTGACGTTCCCTTTCTCTCTCTAGTTCCCTATCAAAACTTGATGTCCCATGATGATCCCTATGATGGCTTCTGCTCCTTGATCTCCTAGGAGACCTTCGAGGACTTACGGACCTTTTTGGAGACCTAAAAATGTAAACACAACCATTTTGAATTAGGAAATGAAATAAGAATATTTTACTAGAATGCAAAATGCTTTGAAGACCAAAATACAACTTCACGGTTTGAAGGGTGTCTCTCCATCACATACAGAAAACCCAACATTAAAGAGGTTACCTGGttacctctggataggtcatcaatatcagatcagtgggggtctgacactcaggACCCCGCTGATCAGTTGTTAGAAGGGGCCAGCGCTTCGCTCttcttaggccatgtgacatcaccgtacatcgATTACATGACCTAGTCGCAGCTcaaccctatagaagtgaatgggtccgagtTACAATACCAAGAACAGCTGCAGTACTAtgtatagcactgtgcttggaaaTCTCGCGCGAGACAGCTGCGGTCACCAGAGCTTTGGCGAATGcagtggctccctgaaacagccaaTGGGTGAGGGTGTCAGGACTTGGACGACCACTGATGCGAtaatgaagacctatcctgaggataagtcatcattatccattcctggataacccttttaatcatACGTTAAAAGTATATAATTACAGTCAGTTGAGTCGAGCCAGACATTTTATAACGCTCGGGAGTTTGTTGATTAGTGCACAAAAGTTACCTGGACCGTCTCCTCTCAACATGGCGCTGAACTTCCTCTGCTTCTTCAGCAGTTTCCTTCTTGACCTTTCTTGGCTTGCTTTTGATTTGCTGGTCTATTTGTTTTTGCACTGGAACAGGGATTCTTGGAAACAGGGTGGAGAACCACTCCAGCTTAGTAAGGAATGAACGTAACATCTCTCCTATTGTCATTACACAGCCTCCACCAGCTTTCACATCCAGGTCCTACAAAATAAGCAGAACAAAGAGAGGAAGACACTTGTAAAATAGAATTTACATAAAATATTGTGTCACAAGTCTACACATTCAAACTGGAGTGATCTAGTCTGATACATCCATAATTTGTTAGTGACCCTAACAGCACACAGTACTTGCAGACTAAACGTTCTATAGCTCTTAGACGTTAAGGAGGTAGGCTGCATTCCTTCAGTATTTCAAGAACGAGGGGATTCTAACTAAAACAGCTCCACTTTCTAAGATTGGACTGTCAAATTTACACAAGCCTTTAAAAGGGTGTAGAAATAAGCACACATGACATTGGGGCACATTAACTGTGAATTTCAACATGCATTCTGAAGTGCAGCAAATTTACTCTACCCAGAAAAAAAAGGTAGGAAAAGCTTTCACATAGTAAATTATCTCCAGATTTCCATCATTTTCACTTCATTTGAGCCCTGTGAATAGTTAAAGGCGAATCTTAAGGTAAAACTTCTTGCACTCACACACATGCATGTGTTCAGTTTAATTTCGCCCCATACAATTGGTGCAGCACAAAGATCTAGAGGAAAAAAGAGCAGGTTAGCTTAAGTCAATAAGATTTGCCATATTGTAAACCATGTTGGGGCACGGAAAAGCTCTTATTATCAGAAACCAGAGAGATCCTTGTACACGAGCCACTAATCTGGATAGATCACCTTTAAAGTCATTGGAAACCTGCTATTCTCTACAGCAATGCCGGCAAATCTGTCTAGTGACGACTTATTTTGaactggggtgaaaaatgacaATATAGTCAGCaaaactttgcaaaaaaaaaaagtcttaaatGACAaacctcagacatgatatagcctGGTaccctcagacatgatatagcctGGTACCCTAGTACAGTAAGGTGTTCAGTGCTGCCTGTCCAAGAAGGTTGTATGTATCCACACACATACTGTGCATTTGGAAAATCCTcactcacttttttcacattttatgttgcagccttgtgctaaacaaaagaaaaaaaaaacttttcccatGAATCTGCACTGAATTACTGAATTTTAGAAaaggtataaaaactaaaatcttcCATGGACAAGTATTCAGGCCCTTTGCTGTGACACTTGAAGTTTAGATGTGGAGGGTCTCCAACTCTTGATCTTTGAGATGCTTCTACACCttcattggagtccacctgtggtaaattcagttgactggacaggatttggaaagacacagccctgtctatataatgtCTTACAGgtcacaatgcatatcagagcaggaACCAAGTCataaggaggaaagaactgcctgtagatctCAGAGATAGGATTGTGTTCGCTACATCACAGTGgcttccataattcttaaatgcagGCCATTTGGAACAACCAGAATTCTTCCTACAGCACTCCGCCTCACCAAACGGGTGAAGGGGATGAGCCTTGGCAAGACAGATGACCAAGAACCCCAATGGGAGAATCTTCCAGAAAATCAATCATCactgctcaatgtctgattttttttcaggacccattgaaaatgaatgggtacaaaactggtccagatctgttccgcaaaaaacggaacagatcaggaaagaaacaacggacgtgtgaatggaccctaaaagagaCATGAACATTTGCAAAGAACTAACCGacggtgagaaacaagattcttttgcatgatgaaaccaagatttaacTAAGTGTCATGTTTGGAAGAAATCAggaactgctcatcacctgcccaataccatccctacagtgatgcATGGtcatggcagcatcatgctgtgggggtgtttttcagtagCTGAACAGGGAAGCTAGCCTGGGTTGTagcaaagctgaatggagcaaagtacatagatgttcttaatgaaaacctaatTCAAAGTGCCCTAGACCTCAGAAGGGGCCAAAGATTTACCATCCAACAAGAaaatgaccttaaaggggttctccggcttCTTCATTAAATTTGGGGAACTTTACCTGTGGAGGGAAGTATATTACAGGTATACTTACCTTCCGCAGCGCAGCCCTTCATAGGATCCTTTTCACTGTCACGTGACCGCTCCAAATGCAATTTCCAGGCTTCCGATCCAGCGCAGTCTTCTTTTCCTGCCTGAGGCAGGAGACGGAACGTCATcgctgacgtcaccgcctccTCAGCTCCCGACTCATGcacactactgcgcatgcgccgggaaccGGAATTCTTTTCAGTATACAGGGTTCTATGAGACTGATACACAGCGCTATGTAAGTGCTGTGTAGGAGTCTCAGTatagcgatcagccacagaggctgatcgctatgctttACATGTCACTAGGGCACCATGGACGGCAAAGGGGGCACACAGGTAGCGCCGTGGGAGGTCACAGTTATGGACGCGCCATGGAAGTCATAGTTATGGGCGCTtagtataagtgatagggctcatgcacagaaccATATTCGCTTTGCAAGTCGTGGATACACTAAATATGGTTACTGTCTGTGTGCAATTGCAGTCCCCTTGAGTTCtattttagatctgcattatgaggatcagaataggacatgttctatattttgcagaactgacatacggatgtggaaagcacatggacgtcAGTGTGTTttctacatccgtatgtcagttccaatagggatagaacatgtcctattctggtcctcaaaatgaggTCCTCAAattcatagaactcaatgggactgcaaaaaatgtggatcgcaaaataagtacggtcgtgtgcataagggtttagatacactgctcagcaggcaggatcatacaagatgggattaTTGAAGTAGAGAAATAGTGTGAACCTTTGTATCGGCGCTGTAAGCAGGAGCGTAGTACCAGGTAGGTAAAGGTAAAAGGGTTAGTTTTATTTCAGGTCAATGCGTTCCAAAGGCAAACAGCCCTCGTCATCAGGACAGTAATACATATACAATAAAAATGGATACATGtgcgccttataaactatgtttggACGCGCAATGTGgactggagagggggggggggggggtggagctcAGCCCCCTGTGCGAGGGTGACAGCAGAGTCGGGAGCGCTGCTGAAGCCCAGACTCCTTACATAAAAGTGACAGCGAGATCAGGAGTTAGAGTTGATGGATCGCAGTCCCTTCTTTCAATAACAGAGCACAGATAGTCCTGGATGGTGAAGCGCTCATGTAGTCTGTAGCTGCTCGTGATTTACAGTAGCGTGATCATCTTTATCTGCGGTCTGTTATCTGTGGAAGTATATTGGAATCTTGTAGCAGGGTATGACAGGCAGCCCGTATATCCCATCATAGCTGGGTAATAGACATTACCTTTACTGGCTGATAATGCCACAGGTTTCTCGGATAGCCGTTTGTATTAGTACCCTAGTGTACATGAATATAGtggataaggtacgatgtcatgtAGGTTTATCAAATCTGATGCATGTAGTTTTATTCTGTGTATGCAAgatataggtgtttttttaaggaCTAAGATATCgggtccattttaataatttttttaaaatgttctcttttatatatgggtgtgtgtatgtgtaatataaatatatatatatatatatatatatatatatatatatatatatatatatatatacatacacacacacacactcacactcacctaaagaattattaggaacacctgttctatttctcattaatgcaatcatctagtcaaccaatcacatggcagttgcttcaatgcatttaggggggtggtcctggtcaagacaatctcctaaactccaaactgaatgtcagaatgggaaagaaaggtgatttaagcaattttgagcgtg includes:
- the PRPF38B gene encoding pre-mRNA-splicing factor 38B isoform X1, translating into MANNNAAALGGTPQATQTGGGGNKPAPSGKPGNVLPLWGNEKTMNLNPMILTNILSSPYFKVQLYELKTYHEVVDEIYFKVNHVEPWEKGSRKTAGQTGMCGGVRGVGTGGIVSTAFCLLYKLFTLKLTRKQVMGLITHTDSPYIRALGFMYIRYTQPPTDLWDWYEDFLDDEEDLDVKAGGGCVMTIGEMLRSFLTKLEWFSTLFPRIPVPVQKQIDQQIKSKPRKVKKETAEEAEEVQRHVERRRSRSPKRSVSPRRSPRRSRSRSHHRDHHGTSSFDRELERERERQRIERESKDKRRSRSSERKRSKSRERPRSRSRERKTDRRDKDREKENERSRKRDHDKKGNGREKDTDRPRERSKERKRSEEKKDREDRRHREDRELRKERRHSRSRSKDRKPRKSRSPSRNARGRSRSKEKSNRQKEKLNKHSRSSSPGRTDSPEKSRKREHSSSRERPRKRSRSKDRGHKREHENKDHDRHSSDNEEKQSVKDDTQ
- the PRPF38B gene encoding pre-mRNA-splicing factor 38B isoform X2; translation: MCGGVRGVGTGGIVSTAFCLLYKLFTLKLTRKQVMGLITHTDSPYIRALGFMYIRYTQPPTDLWDWYEDFLDDEEDLDVKAGGGCVMTIGEMLRSFLTKLEWFSTLFPRIPVPVQKQIDQQIKSKPRKVKKETAEEAEEVQRHVERRRSRSPKRSVSPRRSPRRSRSRSHHRDHHGTSSFDRELERERERQRIERESKDKRRSRSSERKRSKSRERPRSRSRERKTDRRDKDREKENERSRKRDHDKKGNGREKDTDRPRERSKERKRSEEKKDREDRRHREDRELRKERRHSRSRSKDRKPRKSRSPSRNARGRSRSKEKSNRQKEKLNKHSRSSSPGRTDSPEKSRKREHSSSRERPRKRSRSKDRGHKREHENKDHDRHSSDNEEKQSVKDDTQ